One stretch of Hoeflea sp. 108 DNA includes these proteins:
- a CDS encoding glycosyltransferase, producing the protein MFAELTSLPVVAHDDGSFTLTKKFIEGMNHYVAHWDGPVVAVMDPAHAATDNLDNVRVDPKDIDFEIKAIQFESEELRNLASQSGFVHWGPHYKTHDLADIVGPRQIANVYNTEYSLKTRLQIVDETAPNLLKRWRRRWWERGQERQIRRSIAAAAGFEANGTPTYDAYAALNDRNLLYFASWVKQSALIAEHELEQRLTASSDSTAALRLVFSGRLNEMKGAMDLIVVANMLRRRGLNFKLSICGGGVLEDAMRQRIARDDLGNHVTMMGVLPFQEKLVPFVKQQADLFLCCHKQGDPSSTYLETFALGVPIAGYGNEALAGLIKRVDAGWCVGENDAAGLADTVVKIAGNRAEIARKSRTALAFARQHTFEQTFARRMDFFKQVAARKRTG; encoded by the coding sequence GTGTTTGCCGAGTTGACCAGCCTTCCCGTCGTGGCCCACGACGACGGCAGCTTCACGCTCACCAAGAAGTTCATCGAAGGCATGAACCACTACGTGGCCCATTGGGATGGCCCGGTCGTCGCGGTCATGGATCCGGCCCACGCTGCAACCGACAATCTCGACAACGTCCGGGTCGACCCAAAGGACATAGACTTCGAGATCAAGGCAATCCAGTTCGAGTCCGAAGAGCTTCGAAACCTGGCGAGCCAATCCGGCTTCGTTCACTGGGGCCCTCACTACAAAACGCACGACCTTGCCGACATCGTCGGCCCAAGGCAGATCGCCAACGTCTACAACACCGAGTACTCGCTTAAGACCCGGCTCCAGATCGTCGATGAAACGGCCCCGAACCTTCTGAAACGCTGGCGTCGCCGGTGGTGGGAAAGAGGCCAGGAACGGCAGATACGCAGGAGCATCGCGGCAGCTGCCGGCTTTGAAGCGAACGGCACCCCGACCTATGATGCGTATGCCGCCCTCAACGACAGGAACCTGCTGTATTTCGCTTCCTGGGTAAAACAATCCGCGCTCATTGCAGAGCACGAACTGGAGCAGCGCCTGACCGCATCCAGCGACAGCACGGCTGCCTTGCGCCTCGTCTTTTCCGGTCGTCTCAACGAAATGAAGGGTGCCATGGACCTTATCGTCGTTGCAAACATGCTGCGCCGCCGGGGACTGAACTTCAAACTGTCGATCTGTGGCGGAGGCGTGCTCGAAGACGCCATGAGGCAACGTATCGCCCGCGACGATCTTGGCAACCACGTGACCATGATGGGCGTGCTGCCATTCCAGGAGAAGCTCGTGCCCTTCGTCAAGCAGCAGGCGGACCTGTTCCTCTGCTGCCACAAGCAGGGCGACCCCTCGTCGACCTATCTGGAGACTTTTGCCCTTGGCGTGCCGATCGCCGGCTACGGCAACGAGGCATTGGCAGGCCTGATAAAGCGCGTCGATGCCGGCTGGTGCGTAGGCGAAAACGACGCTGCGGGATTGGCAGACACAGTCGTCAAGATAGCCGGCAATAGAGCGGAAATTGCTCGAAAATCCCGCACCGCCCTGGCCTTTGCCCGACAGCATACTTTCGAACAGACCTTCGCCAGACGAATGGACTTCTTCAAGCAGGTCGCGGCCCGAAAACGCACTGGATAG
- the rfbC gene encoding dTDP-4-dehydrorhamnose 3,5-epimerase, with protein sequence MVEIISLGLDGVFEIRPPKFADERGFFSETWNAAKLAQAGITVDFVQDNHSCSRGRGVMRGLHFQTPPFAQDKLVRVLRGSVFDVAVDIRKGSPTYGRWVGIELSAEAWNQILVPKGFAHGFVTLELDTEVVYKVSAPYSQPHDRSVRFDDPAIAIDWPVQAAEMTLSAKDSAAPLLAEIETGFVYP encoded by the coding sequence ATGGTTGAAATAATTAGTCTGGGCCTGGACGGGGTGTTCGAGATCAGGCCGCCGAAATTCGCGGACGAGCGCGGCTTCTTCTCCGAAACCTGGAATGCGGCAAAGCTGGCGCAGGCCGGCATCACGGTCGATTTCGTGCAGGACAACCACTCCTGTTCGCGCGGTCGTGGAGTGATGCGCGGATTGCATTTCCAAACGCCGCCCTTTGCCCAGGACAAACTGGTGCGGGTGCTGCGCGGCTCGGTCTTCGATGTCGCGGTCGACATCCGCAAGGGCTCGCCGACCTATGGCAGATGGGTGGGCATCGAGCTTTCGGCCGAAGCCTGGAACCAGATCCTCGTGCCCAAGGGATTTGCCCATGGGTTTGTCACGCTCGAGCTGGACACGGAGGTCGTCTACAAGGTCTCCGCCCCTTATTCGCAGCCGCACGACCGCTCGGTTCGCTTCGACGATCCCGCCATCGCGATCGATTGGCCGGTGCAGGCAGCCGAAATGACCTTGTCGGCAAAGGACAGTGCAGCACCATTGCTCGCCGAAATCGAAACAGGATTCGTCTACCCGTGA